One Jeotgalicoccus saudimassiliensis DNA window includes the following coding sequences:
- a CDS encoding YfcC family protein codes for MGESTNVKGKSTKDISQKFPHTYAILLFIVILGAALSYIIPAGEFDRQEVDDRVEVVSGSFHGVEQSPVSFMELVMAIPTGLNEASSIIFYIFLIGGAFGVIRATGAIEAIIQKVMNNVQKNEMLLIPVIMTVFSILGFTTGMAEETIIFVPIGIMLAVALGYDALVGTAMVTLGAAAGFVGGMFNPFTVGIAHGIAELPIFSGWGFRTVVYLAVLTAGILYVMSYAKKVKKDPTRSIVYNESQNGQLNFVEGEIEYKKLTKRHIVIVILFALTIAINVYGIFVHGWFLTELAANFFAVGIIIGFVGGLKLNAIFDAFIDGMKIVVYGAIIVGFARAILVVLESGLIIDTIIYSMSSVLDYIPNSLTALGMLAVQVIINFFIPSGSGQAMTTMPVMVPLSDLQNIPRQVAVLAYQYGDAITNSIIPTSASLMGVLAVAGIPYIKWVKFVWKLVIIWLIIAAAALVVATLINLQ; via the coding sequence TTGGGAGAAAGTACTAACGTAAAAGGGAAGAGCACTAAAGACATCAGTCAGAAGTTTCCGCATACATATGCGATACTGCTGTTCATTGTAATTTTAGGAGCAGCACTCAGCTACATAATTCCTGCAGGTGAGTTTGACAGGCAGGAAGTTGATGACAGAGTAGAGGTGGTCAGCGGAAGTTTCCATGGCGTTGAACAGAGTCCGGTATCATTTATGGAGCTGGTTATGGCAATTCCGACAGGATTGAATGAAGCTTCATCTATTATTTTCTACATATTCCTTATCGGTGGAGCGTTCGGGGTAATCCGTGCAACAGGGGCTATTGAAGCAATCATTCAAAAAGTAATGAATAATGTACAAAAGAATGAAATGCTTTTAATTCCGGTTATTATGACGGTATTCTCAATTCTCGGTTTTACGACGGGAATGGCTGAGGAGACAATTATTTTCGTGCCGATTGGTATTATGCTTGCTGTAGCATTGGGCTACGATGCATTAGTCGGTACTGCGATGGTGACACTTGGTGCAGCTGCCGGCTTTGTCGGCGGTATGTTTAATCCGTTCACAGTCGGTATTGCGCACGGTATTGCTGAACTGCCTATATTCTCGGGATGGGGATTCAGAACGGTAGTTTATCTTGCAGTACTGACAGCGGGAATACTTTACGTAATGAGTTATGCTAAAAAGGTCAAAAAAGATCCAACACGCAGTATTGTTTATAATGAAAGTCAAAATGGTCAGCTGAACTTCGTCGAAGGCGAAATTGAGTATAAAAAGCTGACAAAACGTCACATTGTTATCGTTATATTATTTGCACTGACAATTGCGATTAACGTATACGGTATTTTCGTTCACGGCTGGTTCCTGACAGAACTTGCAGCCAATTTCTTCGCAGTAGGTATTATTATCGGGTTCGTTGGCGGACTGAAGCTGAATGCAATATTCGATGCATTTATCGACGGCATGAAAATTGTCGTATACGGCGCAATTATCGTCGGGTTTGCGAGAGCAATTCTTGTAGTGCTTGAATCGGGTCTGATTATTGACACGATTATTTACAGCATGAGTTCAGTATTGGATTATATTCCTAATTCACTAACTGCTCTCGGCATGCTTGCCGTACAGGTAATTATCAACTTCTTTATTCCGTCAGGTTCTGGTCAGGCGATGACGACGATGCCTGTAATGGTTCCGCTCTCGGATCTGCAAAATATTCCGAGACAGGTCGCGGTCCTGGCTTATCAGTATGGTGATGCAATCACAAACAGTATTATTCCGACATCGGCATCGTTAATGGGTGTGCTTGCAGTTGCAGGTATTCCGTATATTAAATGGGTGAAGTTCGTTTGGAAATTAGTAATTATATGGTTAATTATTGCAGCGGCAGCATTAGTCGTTGCGACACTGATCAACTTACAGTAA
- a CDS encoding thioredoxin family protein: MENIKVFYDIALTPDEYREKLTDLKEGFDKIYDEHTVTKDSDFDAFKNSDIKLLIIAEPWCGHCMLNIPVLFKLAEEAGIDVKVSLRDDNEELINAYLTNGNKVIPKVIAIDNEEKEAAVWGPRAPMTAVIQKDIMKDMPEKGTDEYDAAFTAAKKEMKEKFKTSPELWDAVETDLKQTLAVK, translated from the coding sequence ATGGAGAACATAAAAGTATTTTACGACATCGCTTTAACGCCGGATGAGTATCGTGAAAAGCTCACAGATCTAAAAGAAGGATTCGATAAGATCTATGACGAACATACAGTTACAAAGGACAGCGACTTTGACGCTTTTAAAAACAGCGATATTAAGCTGCTCATTATCGCAGAGCCGTGGTGCGGTCACTGCATGCTGAACATTCCGGTTCTGTTCAAGCTTGCTGAAGAAGCAGGAATTGATGTGAAAGTCTCACTTAGAGATGATAACGAAGAATTAATTAATGCCTATCTTACAAACGGGAATAAAGTAATTCCTAAAGTTATCGCAATTGATAACGAAGAAAAAGAAGCGGCAGTATGGGGACCGCGTGCACCGATGACTGCAGTTATTCAAAAAGATATTATGAAAGATATGCCTGAAAAAGGTACTGACGAATACGACGCGGCATTTACAGCAGCGAAGAAAGAAATGAAAGAGAAGTTCAAAACATCTCCGGAACTGTGGGATGCTGTTGAAACCGATTTAAAACAAACGCTGGCAGTAAAATAA
- a CDS encoding aldose epimerase family protein: protein MSVTYKEHEKGIVEYILKNNNGMTVSVINAGCSITEINVPDSNGDFTNVVLKYESLDEYLSNDHFLGAVIVPVAGRVENASFSIDDETYSFTPNEGTNMLHSGDVNPYNKIWGSSIKDDKVIFKYRMGNEYPGCPLFKVVYSLSDNNELKLEYEVTAESATVAVPTNHTYFNLSSSPEESAENHVIQSSAKSWLKMNESLIPTHVEPAEGLFDLSDGRLFSEVFKSDDEQIKIANGGFDHYFIFDEDDKSAVITDINSGRKMKVSTTFPGTILYTGNNMDERIRLKDRKAQKYAGFCVETQCTPAALNISLNQEVRIEAGVPYKHETVFSFSRE from the coding sequence GTGAGTGTGACATATAAAGAACATGAGAAAGGAATAGTAGAATATATACTTAAAAATAATAACGGTATGACTGTCAGCGTAATTAATGCCGGCTGCAGTATTACAGAAATAAATGTACCTGACAGTAATGGTGACTTCACTAATGTCGTACTGAAATATGAATCGCTTGACGAGTATTTAAGTAATGATCATTTTCTCGGCGCTGTTATTGTGCCGGTTGCCGGCAGAGTGGAGAATGCATCATTTTCAATTGATGATGAAACATATTCATTTACTCCGAATGAGGGAACAAATATGCTTCACAGCGGTGATGTTAACCCGTATAACAAAATTTGGGGCAGTTCCATTAAAGACGATAAAGTTATTTTTAAATACCGGATGGGAAATGAGTACCCGGGCTGTCCGCTGTTTAAAGTCGTTTACAGTCTGTCCGATAATAACGAACTGAAACTTGAATACGAAGTGACTGCGGAATCGGCAACTGTTGCTGTTCCGACGAATCATACCTATTTCAATCTCAGCAGCTCACCGGAAGAATCTGCAGAAAACCATGTCATTCAAAGCAGTGCAAAAAGCTGGCTGAAAATGAATGAATCACTGATTCCAACTCATGTTGAACCGGCTGAAGGGCTGTTTGATTTGAGTGATGGGCGTCTGTTCAGTGAAGTGTTTAAGAGCGATGACGAACAGATTAAAATCGCAAACGGCGGATTTGATCACTACTTTATTTTTGATGAAGACGATAAGTCAGCTGTAATTACTGATATAAACAGCGGCCGGAAGATGAAAGTATCGACAACTTTTCCGGGAACGATTCTTTATACAGGGAACAACATGGATGAAAGAATCCGGCTTAAAGACAGAAAGGCGCAAAAATATGCCGGTTTTTGCGTTGAAACACAATGTACGCCTGCAGCATTAAACATTTCTTTAAATCAGGAAGTCAGAATAGAAGCGGGCGTACCGTATAAACACGAAACAGTATTCAGTTTTTCACGGGAATAA
- a CDS encoding ROK family transcriptional regulator has product MNKSIVNQQSIKQFNTNKILKLLTSTEMISRAQLAKQTGLNKATVSKITDELLNENLIIDLGYGMSSGGRKPKLLKFNPDAKYIAGIKIGGSDIYFTVMNLHLEAVFTERIEIDNSDTAVIAKLLQKSFNQALKELNISSDIIIEVAVAVPATVTLEGMIIHAPNIGWKNIDLSEEFKDVFNGIPINTFNEANAGALGALHHISDPENTNLVYVSAGIGIGTGIIISGNLYRGKMGLAGEFGHNVIVENGRQCHCGRKGCWERYASEQAFYDSLEKKGLKMDKSITKVLEELDNRNPAALDAMNELSSYMNIGLENVARAMSPDYIIIGNKLRHFKEHLDIHDDIQGSKVLFIDKDSHTTIEGMGFVIARKYLYRDRYENNRLKRTGQKSSENNLI; this is encoded by the coding sequence ATGAATAAAAGTATAGTTAATCAGCAAAGCATCAAACAATTCAATACGAATAAAATTCTGAAACTGCTCACGTCGACTGAGATGATATCAAGAGCACAGCTCGCAAAACAGACCGGTCTGAACAAAGCGACGGTATCAAAGATTACAGACGAACTGCTTAATGAGAACCTGATAATCGACCTCGGCTACGGCATGTCGAGCGGCGGACGAAAACCAAAACTGCTTAAATTTAATCCGGATGCAAAATATATTGCCGGCATTAAAATCGGCGGCAGCGATATATACTTTACGGTAATGAACCTGCATCTTGAGGCCGTATTTACAGAACGGATTGAAATCGACAACAGTGATACGGCTGTTATAGCAAAACTGCTCCAAAAATCATTTAATCAGGCTCTCAAAGAACTGAATATCAGTTCCGATATTATTATCGAAGTTGCCGTTGCGGTACCTGCCACTGTCACTCTGGAAGGTATGATAATACACGCACCGAACATCGGCTGGAAAAACATTGATTTGTCAGAGGAATTTAAAGATGTGTTTAACGGTATTCCGATAAACACATTTAACGAAGCGAACGCCGGTGCCCTCGGTGCACTTCACCACATATCAGATCCGGAGAATACGAATCTCGTATATGTCAGTGCCGGCATCGGTATCGGTACAGGTATTATTATCTCGGGGAATCTCTATCGCGGAAAAATGGGACTGGCCGGTGAATTCGGTCACAACGTTATCGTGGAGAACGGCAGACAATGCCATTGCGGAAGAAAAGGATGCTGGGAAAGATATGCCTCCGAACAGGCATTTTACGACTCTCTTGAAAAAAAGGGGCTGAAGATGGACAAGAGCATAACAAAGGTCCTGGAAGAGCTGGATAACCGCAATCCCGCTGCACTTGATGCGATGAACGAGTTATCGTCATACATGAATATCGGTCTTGAGAACGTTGCCCGTGCAATGAGTCCGGATTATATTATTATCGGCAATAAGCTGAGACATTTTAAAGAGCATCTGGACATCCACGATGATATTCAGGGATCCAAAGTGTTATTTATAGATAAAGACAGTCATACAACTATAGAAGGTATGGGGTTTGTTATTGCGAGAAAATACCTTTACCGCGACCGCTACGAAAATAATCGTTTAAAAAGAACAGGACAAAAATCTTCAGAAAATAATTTGATTTAA
- the xylA gene encoding xylose isomerase — translation MTYFNQKQINYEGPYSTNPLSFKYFNPEEVIGGKTMKDHMKFSVAYWHTFTEDLSDPFGGGTAVRNWDHLDGMDRAKARVEAMFELLEILNVDYFCFHDADIAPEGKDLKETNENLDEIVALIKEKMAETNKKLLWNTANNFSHERFVLGAASSSNADVFAYAAAKVKKQLDIAKELGASSYVFWGGREGYESLLNTDMKLETDNLARFFKLAKAYAEKIGFEGQFLIEPKPKEPTSHQYDFDVESGHAFLQKHGLDDVFKFNIEANHATLAGHSFQHELRYARDNDMLGSVDANQGHPLLGWDTDEFPTDVYETTMAMYEILKNGGLDKGGLNFDAKPRRTSFAQEDLIHTHIAGMDAFALGLRVAHKMIEDNFFENIVDEKYKSYTEGIGQKIVEGETSLEELEAYALENSEITNKSDHLELVKSQINQYILNINRGV, via the coding sequence ATGACTTATTTTAATCAGAAACAAATTAACTATGAAGGACCGTATTCAACGAATCCTTTAAGTTTTAAATATTTTAACCCGGAAGAAGTAATCGGCGGAAAGACTATGAAAGACCATATGAAATTCAGTGTTGCTTACTGGCACACATTCACTGAAGACCTTTCTGACCCGTTCGGCGGCGGTACTGCAGTACGTAACTGGGATCACCTTGATGGAATGGACAGAGCTAAAGCAAGAGTTGAAGCGATGTTCGAGCTTCTTGAAATTCTGAACGTTGACTATTTCTGCTTCCACGATGCAGATATTGCACCTGAAGGTAAGGACTTAAAGGAAACTAACGAAAACCTTGATGAAATCGTTGCACTTATTAAAGAGAAAATGGCTGAAACAAACAAGAAACTTCTGTGGAACACAGCAAACAACTTCTCACACGAACGTTTCGTTCTCGGTGCTGCTTCTTCTTCAAACGCAGACGTATTTGCGTACGCAGCAGCTAAAGTTAAAAAACAGCTTGATATCGCTAAAGAACTGGGCGCAAGCAGCTACGTATTCTGGGGCGGACGTGAAGGTTACGAAAGCCTGCTGAACACGGATATGAAACTTGAAACAGATAACCTGGCACGTTTCTTCAAACTTGCTAAAGCATATGCAGAGAAAATCGGCTTTGAAGGTCAGTTCCTGATCGAACCTAAACCGAAAGAACCGACATCTCACCAGTATGACTTCGACGTGGAAAGCGGACATGCATTCTTACAGAAGCATGGACTTGATGATGTTTTCAAATTCAACATCGAAGCAAACCACGCAACATTAGCGGGTCACTCGTTCCAGCACGAACTTCGTTATGCCCGTGACAACGATATGCTTGGTTCGGTGGATGCCAACCAGGGTCACCCATTATTAGGATGGGATACAGATGAGTTCCCGACAGATGTGTATGAAACTACTATGGCAATGTATGAAATTCTTAAAAACGGCGGACTTGATAAAGGCGGCCTGAACTTCGATGCGAAACCTAGACGTACTTCATTCGCACAGGAAGATCTGATTCACACTCATATCGCAGGTATGGATGCATTTGCACTTGGTCTGCGCGTTGCACATAAAATGATCGAAGATAACTTCTTTGAAAATATCGTCGATGAAAAATACAAATCTTACACTGAAGGTATCGGTCAGAAGATTGTTGAAGGTGAAACAAGCCTTGAAGAACTTGAAGCCTATGCACTGGAAAACAGCGAAATCACTAACAAATCAGATCACCTTGAACTTGTGAAATCACAAATCAACCAGTATATTCTTAATATCAACAGAGGTGTCTAA
- the xylB gene encoding xylulokinase yields the protein MEYVIGIDIGTSGLKSIIVSSDGEVVKSDKVKYDTVHEKTGYSEMNPEEWYEAAAGSLGRLLGTEYGSKVTGISFSGQMHGLVIVDKDGEVIRPAILWNDTRTSEECKEIIENIGLDNLLGQVQNTVLEGFTLSKLMWVKKYEPENYAKIDKFMMPKDYVIYRLTGNVYAEPSDAAGTVMFDVKKGEWSETLMEQLGIDKKICPEVIPSHGKSGVLDKELFNLEQEITLYQGGADNACGALGAGITDSSRQLVSIGTSGVVLSSEEEDDFQNDGSVHYFNHCVSGQNYVMGVTLSAGYSLAWLKKTLADEQTFAEFMEDAETSPLGAKGLLYTPFLLGERTPHNDAEIRGSFIGLDANTNTADMKRAVIEGITFSLNESIEIMRKNGKEISKIVSIGGGAGNRQWLQMQADIFDAEIMTRTEEQGPAYGAAMIAAVGEEWFADFSVITEKWIDYKETFTPIAENKEQYRKLFELYREVYEKTQGLTAKLLEFK from the coding sequence TTGGAATACGTAATTGGCATTGATATCGGAACGAGCGGACTGAAGAGTATTATAGTCAGCAGTGACGGAGAAGTCGTCAAAAGCGACAAAGTTAAATACGATACTGTACATGAGAAAACGGGATACAGTGAAATGAATCCCGAAGAATGGTACGAAGCTGCAGCAGGAAGTCTCGGGCGTCTGCTCGGGACTGAATACGGCAGTAAAGTGACGGGTATCAGCTTTTCCGGACAGATGCACGGTCTTGTAATCGTCGACAAAGACGGTGAAGTTATCAGACCTGCAATTCTGTGGAATGATACGAGAACATCAGAAGAGTGTAAGGAAATCATTGAGAATATCGGTCTCGATAATCTGCTTGGTCAGGTTCAGAACACGGTACTCGAAGGATTCACACTGTCGAAACTGATGTGGGTTAAAAAGTATGAACCTGAAAACTATGCGAAGATCGACAAGTTTATGATGCCGAAAGACTACGTCATCTACCGTCTGACAGGTAATGTTTATGCAGAACCTTCTGATGCAGCAGGAACGGTAATGTTCGATGTGAAAAAAGGTGAATGGTCTGAAACATTGATGGAGCAGCTTGGAATAGATAAAAAAATCTGTCCCGAAGTAATTCCGTCACATGGCAAATCGGGTGTACTGGACAAAGAGCTGTTTAATCTTGAGCAGGAAATCACACTTTACCAGGGCGGGGCGGACAATGCCTGCGGTGCTCTCGGTGCGGGAATTACCGACTCATCCAGACAGCTTGTAAGTATCGGTACATCAGGTGTTGTTCTGTCTTCTGAGGAAGAAGACGATTTCCAAAATGACGGCTCGGTACATTACTTTAATCATTGTGTCAGCGGTCAGAACTACGTAATGGGCGTAACGCTGTCGGCAGGCTACAGTCTTGCATGGCTGAAGAAAACACTTGCTGATGAGCAGACATTCGCGGAATTTATGGAAGACGCAGAAACTTCACCACTTGGAGCAAAAGGGCTGTTATACACGCCGTTCCTTCTCGGTGAAAGAACGCCGCATAACGATGCGGAAATCCGCGGGAGCTTTATCGGTCTCGATGCGAACACAAATACTGCAGATATGAAGAGAGCAGTTATTGAGGGAATTACATTCTCACTTAATGAGAGCATTGAAATCATGCGTAAAAACGGCAAGGAAATCAGTAAAATTGTATCTATCGGAGGCGGCGCAGGGAACCGTCAATGGCTTCAGATGCAGGCTGATATTTTCGATGCTGAAATTATGACACGTACTGAAGAACAGGGACCTGCCTACGGGGCGGCAATGATCGCAGCTGTAGGTGAAGAATGGTTCGCAGATTTCTCGGTAATTACTGAGAAATGGATTGATTACAAAGAGACATTCACTCCAATTGCTGAAAACAAAGAACAGTACAGAAAGTTATTTGAATTATACAGAGAAGTTTATGAGAAGACGCAGGGGCTTACAGCAAAACTATTGGAATTTAAATAA
- the xylE gene encoding D-xylose transporter XylE gives MGPHYNVKFLITMTLIATLGGLLFGYDTAVISGAEQSLQKYITADYNSFIHGVTVSSALIGCVIGGLLSGKIAGKLGRKRSLQLAAVLLAASALLSAYPELLFFEVGEASLGLLIMFNIYRVLGGIGVGLASAVTPMFIGEMAPSGIRGRLVSWNQFAIIFGMLVVYFVNYGIAFGESATWIETMGWRYMFLTEAVPALLFFVLLFAVPETPRYLALNKQDDKAMAVLNRIYHSADHSRKVLADIIKTRNLEKNVKKTPLFSFGKKVIFVGIMVSIFQQFIGINVALYYAPRIFEDLGAGADASMVQTVVMGLVNVIFTLVAIRYVDKIGRKPLLIIGSIGMAIGMGGVSLLAGFNIIGISTLIFIVIFTASFMMSWGPITWVVLSEIFPNRIRGGAMAIAVAVQWLANFTITSFYPYMMEVSGAMTYGFYGLMCVLSGLFVWKFLPETKGKTLEELENLWTKKKVSSDELVTDAVLETK, from the coding sequence ATGGGGCCACATTATAATGTGAAGTTTTTAATCACTATGACGTTAATAGCAACACTTGGAGGATTACTGTTTGGATATGACACAGCTGTTATATCCGGTGCAGAACAATCCCTCCAAAAGTACATAACTGCCGATTATAATTCATTCATACACGGAGTCACTGTATCGAGTGCATTAATCGGGTGTGTTATCGGGGGATTGCTGTCAGGTAAAATTGCAGGGAAACTCGGAAGAAAGAGATCTCTTCAGCTTGCTGCTGTATTACTTGCAGCTTCAGCATTGCTTTCAGCATATCCTGAACTTCTGTTTTTCGAAGTCGGGGAAGCGAGTCTCGGACTTTTAATCATGTTTAACATTTACCGTGTACTTGGCGGTATCGGTGTCGGACTGGCATCGGCTGTTACACCGATGTTTATCGGTGAAATGGCCCCGTCAGGTATTCGCGGAAGGCTTGTATCATGGAATCAATTCGCAATCATCTTCGGTATGCTTGTAGTATACTTTGTAAACTACGGTATCGCCTTTGGAGAATCGGCAACGTGGATCGAAACGATGGGCTGGAGATATATGTTCCTGACAGAGGCAGTGCCGGCACTTCTGTTCTTCGTGCTGCTGTTTGCAGTACCTGAAACGCCGAGATACCTTGCACTTAACAAGCAGGATGACAAAGCGATGGCTGTGCTGAACAGAATTTATCATTCGGCAGACCATTCGAGAAAAGTACTTGCAGATATTATTAAAACGCGTAACCTTGAGAAAAACGTTAAGAAAACACCACTGTTTTCATTCGGTAAAAAAGTGATTTTTGTTGGTATTATGGTGTCAATTTTCCAGCAGTTTATCGGTATCAACGTAGCACTTTACTACGCACCGAGAATCTTTGAAGATCTTGGCGCAGGTGCTGATGCATCGATGGTGCAGACTGTAGTAATGGGTCTTGTCAACGTAATATTCACACTTGTTGCAATCAGATATGTAGATAAAATTGGAAGAAAACCACTTCTTATTATCGGTTCTATCGGGATGGCAATCGGTATGGGCGGGGTCAGCCTGCTTGCCGGATTTAACATCATCGGTATATCCACACTGATCTTTATCGTTATTTTCACAGCTTCATTCATGATGAGCTGGGGACCAATTACATGGGTTGTATTATCGGAAATATTCCCTAACAGAATCAGAGGCGGCGCTATGGCGATTGCAGTTGCTGTACAATGGCTTGCAAACTTTACCATTACTTCATTCTATCCGTATATGATGGAAGTCAGCGGAGCGATGACATACGGTTTCTACGGTCTGATGTGTGTTCTTTCCGGACTGTTCGTATGGAAATTCCTTCCTGAAACGAAAGGTAAAACGCTTGAGGAACTTGAGAATCTTTGGACGAAGAAAAAGGTTTCGTCGGATGAACTTGTTACAGATGCTGTACTTGAAACTAAATAA
- a CDS encoding DMT family transporter, whose protein sequence is MSKGRTAMRNSLHIKGLIFVVIGASLWGIGGTASDFIFTTTPVDVNWYVTARLTISGIILLSIYTLFFRRKHRTVWNKHTVLMFAIYSIFGMTMVQYTFMAAIGFGNAAIATVLQCTGPIYIILYAVMKKYRPWTKAEALIIAAMIAGVILIATNGNITALAVSPLALIFGLASGVALAYYTLHAPVLLQVVHPLQLVGGSMLTGGILMNFVHPIWMFDFSFDWTALQIIVLILSILLGTTLAFYLYITSMKYISSTEAGILGLLEPVSAVLTSVVLLNVGLGLYQFAGIILILGVGVFISTRKAETS, encoded by the coding sequence ATGAGTAAAGGCAGGACTGCTATGAGAAATTCTCTTCATATTAAAGGATTAATTTTTGTTGTTATCGGCGCCTCACTATGGGGAATCGGCGGCACAGCCTCCGACTTTATTTTTACAACGACACCGGTCGATGTAAACTGGTACGTTACAGCCAGACTGACAATCAGCGGTATTATCTTATTATCTATATACACTTTATTTTTCCGCCGGAAACATCGAACTGTCTGGAATAAACATACCGTGCTGATGTTCGCCATCTACTCCATCTTCGGAATGACGATGGTACAATACACGTTTATGGCTGCAATCGGCTTCGGCAACGCGGCCATTGCGACTGTACTTCAATGTACGGGGCCGATTTATATTATTCTGTATGCGGTGATGAAAAAGTACAGACCGTGGACGAAAGCAGAAGCTCTGATTATTGCTGCAATGATTGCCGGGGTGATTCTGATTGCGACAAATGGCAATATTACCGCACTTGCCGTCTCACCTCTTGCACTGATCTTCGGACTGGCATCCGGCGTTGCACTTGCATATTACACACTTCATGCCCCCGTGCTGCTGCAGGTCGTTCATCCGCTTCAGCTCGTCGGAGGTTCAATGCTGACCGGCGGTATTCTGATGAACTTCGTCCATCCGATCTGGATGTTTGATTTTTCATTCGACTGGACTGCCTTGCAGATTATTGTTTTAATCTTGTCCATACTGCTCGGTACAACTCTCGCGTTCTATCTGTATATTACAAGCATGAAATATATCAGCTCCACAGAAGCCGGTATACTCGGACTGCTGGAACCTGTATCGGCGGTACTGACTTCGGTTGTCCTGTTGAATGTCGGGCTTGGACTGTACCAGTTCGCCGGTATTATACTGATTCTCGGTGTCGGGGTATTTATCAGTACAAGAAAAGCCGAAACCTCATAA
- a CDS encoding ABC transporter permease, whose amino-acid sequence MGFQELLLSGIFVIIPLVIAVVLKLGLTKDIVIASVRSIIQLLIVGMILTLVFDSSSSIYMILMIIVMIAAASQNVIQKGTRIPGIKWIIILTLTAVEVVSMVIMLLTGILDFVPEQIIPISGMIIGNCMVLSLLFVSKFTDELENSEEMIELILSFGGEPKDAVARSLKSAIQTSMIPTIESQKTIGLVQLPGMMSGLIIGGAAPMEAVIYQLLILFLLLTSATVASVMIGYLSYPKLFNSRLQYTGLKNE is encoded by the coding sequence ATGGGTTTTCAGGAACTGCTGCTCTCCGGCATTTTTGTTATTATTCCACTCGTCATTGCCGTCGTACTGAAGCTCGGTCTGACTAAAGATATTGTCATAGCTTCCGTCCGTTCCATCATACAGTTGCTGATTGTCGGTATGATACTGACACTTGTATTCGACAGCAGCAGCAGTATTTATATGATATTAATGATTATCGTCATGATTGCTGCTGCGAGCCAGAATGTTATTCAAAAAGGGACGCGCATTCCCGGCATTAAATGGATTATTATTTTAACGCTGACGGCTGTTGAAGTGGTTTCCATGGTGATAATGCTGTTGACCGGTATTCTGGACTTTGTCCCTGAACAGATTATTCCGATCAGCGGAATGATTATCGGCAACTGTATGGTTCTTTCACTCCTGTTCGTCAGTAAATTTACCGATGAACTTGAAAACAGCGAAGAAATGATTGAATTGATTCTGTCGTTCGGCGGTGAACCGAAAGATGCTGTTGCCCGGAGCTTAAAATCAGCAATACAGACGAGTATGATTCCGACGATAGAGTCCCAGAAAACAATTGGGCTGGTCCAGCTGCCAGGAATGATGAGCGGTCTCATCATCGGCGGTGCCGCACCGATGGAAGCGGTCATATATCAGCTCTTAATTCTGTTTCTTCTGCTGACAAGCGCGACTGTCGCTTCTGTCATGATCGGTTATTTATCTTATCCCAAACTGTTTAACAGCCGTCTGCAGTATACGGGGTTAAAAAATGAGTAA
- a CDS encoding ABC transporter ATP-binding protein, which yields MMEIIEFKNVSHRDILHNISGYFRENKITTFIGPSGAGKTTCLKHINGLLSPASGDVFYRGENINDADIVKLRKKAGMAFQSAPMLSGTVYDNLNLPLKIFNKELEQDRAIELLGMVELDGSFLERKVSTLSGGEKSRIALARTFVSKPEVLLLDEITSSLDYTLVREIERLVQKLQQEHNLTVIWITHDLAQAERVSDDIWFLHRGELLLQGPIDTLYSSDNTIIQQFLRGER from the coding sequence ATGATGGAGATTATTGAGTTTAAAAATGTCAGTCACCGGGATATACTGCATAACATTTCCGGTTATTTCCGTGAAAATAAAATCACGACATTTATCGGTCCGAGCGGCGCCGGGAAAACAACATGCCTGAAACATATTAACGGTCTCCTGTCTCCCGCTTCCGGCGATGTATTTTACCGCGGAGAAAACATCAACGACGCCGATATCGTGAAACTCAGAAAGAAAGCCGGCATGGCATTTCAAAGTGCACCGATGCTTTCCGGTACTGTTTACGATAATTTAAATCTGCCGCTTAAAATATTTAACAAAGAACTGGAACAAGACCGTGCCATTGAACTGCTCGGTATGGTCGAACTCGACGGGAGTTTTCTCGAACGTAAAGTCAGTACGCTCTCCGGCGGTGAAAAAAGCCGTATTGCCTTAGCCCGGACGTTTGTGTCAAAACCGGAAGTGCTGCTGCTGGATGAAATTACATCGAGCCTCGACTATACACTTGTCCGGGAAATTGAACGTCTTGTCCAAAAACTGCAGCAGGAACATAACCTCACGGTTATCTGGATTACACACGACCTCGCACAGGCCGAACGCGTCAGTGATGATATATGGTTCTTACACCGCGGCGAACTGCTGCTGCAGGGCCCGATTGACACACTGTACAGTTCGGATAATACAATTATACAGCAATTTTTAAGGGGGGAACGCTGA